In Candidatus Delongbacteria bacterium, the following proteins share a genomic window:
- the ftsZ gene encoding cell division protein FtsZ, producing the protein MSSSMIFDLDDTPKGQAKIKIIGIGGGGCNAIDKMIDYKLKGVEFIAINTDAQALKHSKADVRIQIGLEQTRGLGAGGDAQVGMSSVEEDEARQKISNCLAGSDMVFIAAGMGGGTGTGASSVVAGMAQDLGALTVAVVTKPFHFEGKARMKRAEDGIVRLREKVDTLIVIPNERLISLVDKSTIYSKAFELADNVLYNAAKSITDLINNKGVINRDFADVRTTMKGMGDALMGVGEADGEHRCVAAAQSAVQNTLLENVDITGAKGVLVYFCGNSDITMYEINDAMKVINDRVGEDANIFFGLMIDQDMGEKVRVSIIATGFDNSTTISHSTQKNVKETDILLSDSLNFQKPAKKIDSYFEDEVEEEVEFVMEEKVINENLGARYRLENFDLLSFEKPAYYRNKRD; encoded by the coding sequence ATGAGTAGTTCTATGATATTTGATTTAGACGACACCCCTAAAGGTCAGGCAAAGATTAAGATAATCGGCATTGGTGGTGGTGGTTGTAATGCCATCGATAAGATGATTGACTATAAATTGAAAGGTGTTGAGTTCATAGCAATAAATACGGATGCACAGGCACTTAAGCATTCGAAAGCTGATGTTAGAATTCAAATCGGTTTGGAACAAACAAGAGGTCTTGGTGCCGGTGGAGATGCTCAAGTTGGAATGTCATCCGTTGAGGAGGATGAAGCCAGACAAAAGATCTCAAATTGTTTAGCTGGATCTGATATGGTTTTTATTGCCGCCGGTATGGGTGGTGGAACCGGTACAGGAGCAAGTAGTGTTGTTGCAGGAATGGCTCAAGATCTTGGTGCTCTTACGGTCGCTGTTGTTACAAAACCATTCCATTTTGAAGGTAAGGCAAGGATGAAAAGAGCCGAGGATGGTATTGTAAGGTTGAGAGAAAAAGTTGATACTCTTATTGTAATTCCTAATGAGAGATTGATCAGTTTAGTTGATAAAAGTACTATTTATAGTAAAGCTTTTGAATTAGCTGATAATGTTCTTTATAATGCGGCAAAATCCATTACAGATTTAATTAATAATAAGGGTGTTATCAATCGTGATTTCGCAGATGTAAGAACAACGATGAAGGGAATGGGTGATGCTCTTATGGGAGTTGGTGAGGCAGATGGAGAACATAGATGTGTTGCAGCTGCTCAATCCGCTGTTCAAAATACTCTTTTAGAAAATGTTGATATAACAGGTGCAAAGGGTGTTTTGGTTTACTTCTGCGGAAATTCAGATATCACCATGTACGAGATTAATGATGCAATGAAAGTTATAAATGATCGTGTTGGTGAAGATGCTAATATCTTTTTTGGTTTAATGATAGATCAGGACATGGGAGAAAAAGTACGAGTTTCAATCATTGCCACTGGTTTTGATAATAGTACCACTATCAGTCATTCAACCCAAAAGAATGTCAAAGAAACGGATATTTTATTATCTGATTCTTTAAACTTTCAGAAACCAGCTAAAAAAATTGATTCCTACTTCGAAGATGAAGTTGAGGAAGAAGTAGAATTCGTTATGGAAGAAAAAGTAATAAATGAAAATCTTGGAGCTCGTTACAGACTTGAAAATTTTGATTTGCTTAGCTTCGAAAAACCTGCATATTACAGGAATAAGAGAGATTAA
- a CDS encoding Ig-like domain-containing protein — translation MKYLVYIFITLIVLSCANNYSQAPEGGPKDSTKPYILSSSLNPGSLNVPRDVEIRVDFSEYIDLNSLKSAIYVSPYSLKDKYSVEYGEDFVILHFEKLDENQTVLFTLTSALTDMRKNALEKNFIVNFSTGNELDSCSYRGEFLYNIIGDIPERLTSYSKYYASLYNYQDVLDCTLTKAVPDYLLGIPSNGNFEFNNIHEGKYLPIVFYDKNENRKPDLVSGEYYSFGNGVIDVVKDSVFTGKFSCSVLDTLPAYIDQFTTQSSRVFKVVFSENIKALELNRVLENDSVFLNSKMYRKHDELNTCYIVSDSIGEYRNYDVSFNKIIDQWGNSTPDRMRRYPLTTDSVATSTNTIKTFAGLNSAEDDSLVLELSMPYLNELKYYVIDESEESKTEITNLFNFLPFYSILPFKRLDYIPKSCSFLIMNEADTLFYKNSDFKNEVGLGSVTFDFNGDSENIIFLIKQLGSRNQIKEKLENVIDKEYFLKPGKYTFFGFEDRNGNGLFDGGALSDYIDEKSFMLSDTVEVRKNWETAGIKMDLR, via the coding sequence ATGAAGTATTTAGTTTATATCTTTATCACTCTAATTGTTTTATCCTGTGCTAATAATTATTCCCAAGCACCAGAGGGAGGACCAAAGGATAGTACGAAACCCTATATTTTATCTTCAAGTTTAAATCCAGGTTCTTTAAATGTTCCTCGAGATGTTGAGATTCGTGTTGATTTCTCTGAATATATTGATCTGAATTCACTTAAAAGTGCTATTTATGTATCACCTTATAGTTTGAAAGATAAATATTCTGTCGAATATGGTGAGGATTTTGTTATATTACATTTTGAAAAACTGGATGAAAATCAAACAGTTCTTTTTACTTTAACAAGTGCTCTTACGGATATGAGAAAGAACGCCCTCGAAAAAAATTTCATAGTTAATTTTTCTACTGGAAATGAGCTGGACAGTTGTAGTTACAGAGGTGAATTTTTGTACAATATCATTGGTGATATTCCTGAAAGATTGACCAGCTATAGTAAGTATTATGCGTCGCTATACAATTATCAGGATGTTTTAGATTGTACGTTAACCAAGGCTGTTCCAGATTATCTTTTGGGGATTCCATCAAATGGTAATTTCGAGTTTAATAATATTCATGAAGGTAAGTATCTTCCTATCGTTTTTTACGATAAAAATGAAAATAGAAAACCAGATCTTGTTTCAGGAGAATATTACTCCTTTGGTAATGGGGTTATAGATGTTGTAAAAGATAGTGTGTTTACTGGGAAATTTAGTTGCAGTGTCCTTGATACATTACCAGCTTACATTGATCAATTTACTACACAGAGTTCAAGGGTTTTTAAAGTTGTTTTTTCGGAAAACATTAAAGCTCTGGAACTAAACAGAGTTTTGGAAAACGATAGCGTTTTTTTAAACTCAAAAATGTACAGGAAACATGATGAATTAAACACATGTTATATTGTTTCTGATTCTATCGGGGAATATCGAAATTATGATGTAAGTTTCAATAAAATTATTGATCAATGGGGGAATTCCACTCCGGATAGAATGCGACGTTATCCACTTACTACCGACTCAGTTGCTACAAGTACAAATACAATCAAAACATTTGCCGGTCTTAACAGTGCAGAAGATGATTCACTGGTGTTAGAACTAAGTATGCCTTATTTGAATGAACTCAAATATTACGTTATAGATGAATCTGAAGAGTCAAAAACAGAGATCACTAATTTATTTAATTTTCTTCCATTTTACTCGATCCTACCTTTCAAAAGACTCGATTATATTCCAAAAAGCTGTTCATTTTTAATAATGAATGAAGCCGATACTCTTTTCTATAAAAATTCTGACTTTAAAAATGAGGTTGGTTTGGGATCCGTTACCTTTGATTTTAATGGCGACTCAGAGAATATAATTTTTCTTATAAAACAACTTGGTAGTAGAAATCAGATAAAAGAGAAACTTGAAAACGTGATTGATAAAGAGTATTTCCTAAAGCCTGGAAAGTATACTTTTTTTGGGTTTGAGGACAGAAATGGGAATGGTCTTTTTGATGGTGGAGCATTATCTGATTATATTGATGAAAAAAGTTTCATGTTGAGTGATACTGTTGAAGTACGTAAAAACTGGGAAACAGCAGGTATAAAAATGGATCTTAGATGA
- the nadC gene encoding carboxylating nicotinate-nucleotide diphosphorylase → MSTIDKKHYWHLIDFALSEDLDIIGDITTDSTIKENATSTARLIAKEDGVICGLQIFDEVFHYLDKSLKCDYFFKDGDIVRKGDLVAKIDGNLRAILKGERTALNFIQRLSGISSFAHKLVNLVANTKTEILDTRKTTPGYRYLEKYAVKTGGASNHRIGLFDMFLIKDNHIAGAGGVVEAVNRAVNYRKENGIIAKIEIEVPDLQSFRIALDTVVDIIMLDNMTNEQIEECIKLNNGSKKIEVSGNLTYERVKELSSFGVDYLSLGALTHSVKSLDLSLLVD, encoded by the coding sequence ATGAGCACAATAGATAAAAAGCATTACTGGCATTTAATAGACTTTGCTTTGAGTGAAGATCTGGATATAATTGGCGATATTACCACTGACTCAACGATCAAAGAAAACGCTACATCTACAGCGAGATTAATAGCTAAAGAAGATGGTGTAATTTGTGGTCTCCAAATTTTTGATGAAGTTTTTCATTATTTGGATAAGAGTCTTAAATGTGATTACTTTTTCAAAGATGGTGATATTGTAAGAAAAGGTGATTTAGTTGCGAAAATTGATGGAAATTTAAGGGCAATTTTAAAAGGAGAAAGGACTGCTTTGAATTTTATTCAAAGACTATCCGGTATATCCAGTTTTGCCCACAAACTTGTAAACCTTGTTGCCAATACTAAAACTGAAATTTTAGACACTAGAAAAACAACTCCAGGATATAGATATCTGGAAAAATATGCTGTGAAAACAGGTGGTGCTTCAAATCATAGAATTGGTTTATTTGATATGTTTTTGATTAAAGATAATCATATTGCTGGGGCAGGTGGAGTAGTTGAGGCTGTCAATAGAGCGGTAAATTATAGAAAAGAGAATGGAATAATAGCGAAGATTGAGATTGAAGTTCCTGACTTGCAATCATTTAGAATTGCCTTAGATACGGTTGTTGATATTATTATGCTTGATAATATGACAAACGAACAAATTGAAGAGTGTATAAAATTGAATAATGGCAGTAAAAAAATTGAGGTTTCTGGTAATCTTACTTATGAAAGAGTAAAGGAGCTATCCTCATTTGGTGTGGATTATTTATCACTTGGTGCTTTAACTCACAGTGTTAAAAGTCTTGACTTAAGTTTACTGGTGGATTGA
- a CDS encoding SpoIIE family protein phosphatase: MAKRDFFTDIHCEQEHKAGKYCFGDVFLSRKIKEEGRTLIVLSDGMGSGAKANVLATLTASMSINFNLTKGRLKEVSEIIMDILPICSVRKVSYSTFTIAEIENDGTIHIVEYENPKAIILRNNEIITLKFEEIRLSGERHAGKILTYFTYKPLLGDRIIFWSDGITQSGLGSKGMPLGWGLNNVIDFVKKIVKMEPDISSSKLCRKVINRAVQNDGFQPKDDISCVSIYYRKPRKLLICTGPPYDSAYDYQFAEEVSGFDGEKIVCGGTTADILVRELNLTITQNMKIMDKELPPMSYIEGFELVTEGVMTLDKTLRILDKMTKEEELENGPADQIIKMILKHDEIYFLTGSRLNETNFDPNLEVELKIRKFIVERMRDLLEDKFMKDVNIRFM; encoded by the coding sequence ATGGCAAAGAGAGATTTTTTTACAGATATACATTGTGAACAGGAGCATAAAGCAGGTAAATACTGTTTTGGTGATGTTTTTTTAAGTAGAAAGATTAAGGAGGAGGGTAGAACCCTTATTGTTTTGTCTGATGGAATGGGGAGTGGTGCAAAAGCAAATGTTTTAGCTACTCTTACCGCTTCGATGAGTATAAATTTTAATCTTACTAAAGGTAGATTAAAGGAAGTTTCTGAGATAATTATGGATATCCTTCCAATTTGTAGTGTAAGGAAAGTAAGTTATAGTACATTTACTATTGCAGAGATCGAGAATGATGGAACCATTCATATTGTAGAGTATGAAAATCCTAAAGCTATAATTTTGCGAAATAACGAAATAATAACTCTGAAATTTGAGGAAATCAGATTGTCCGGAGAGCGTCATGCAGGTAAAATTTTGACATATTTCACTTACAAACCATTACTTGGGGATAGAATAATTTTTTGGAGCGATGGTATTACACAATCTGGTCTTGGTAGCAAGGGAATGCCATTGGGCTGGGGCCTGAATAATGTAATAGATTTTGTGAAAAAAATTGTAAAGATGGAACCTGATATTTCCTCTTCCAAATTATGTAGAAAAGTAATAAACAGAGCCGTTCAAAACGATGGCTTTCAACCAAAAGATGATATTAGCTGTGTTTCAATTTATTATAGAAAACCAAGGAAGTTATTGATATGTACCGGACCTCCTTATGACAGTGCCTACGATTATCAATTTGCGGAGGAAGTATCTGGTTTCGATGGAGAAAAAATTGTCTGTGGTGGTACGACTGCAGATATTCTGGTCAGAGAACTAAATCTTACTATTACTCAAAATATGAAGATTATGGATAAAGAGCTACCTCCAATGTCATATATAGAAGGTTTTGAATTGGTGACGGAAGGGGTAATGACATTAGATAAAACATTGAGAATACTTGATAAGATGACCAAAGAAGAGGAGCTGGAAAATGGTCCAGCTGACCAGATTATTAAAATGATTTTAAAACACGACGAGATCTATTTCCTTACCGGAAGCAGACTTAATGAAACCAATTTTGATCCAAATCTTGAAGTTGAGTTGAAAATTAGAAAATTTATTGTTGAAAGAATGAGAGATCTGCTTGAAGATAAATTCATGAAGGATGTAAATATTAGATTTATGTGA
- a CDS encoding DUF342 domain-containing protein, with protein MKPKFILDISDDYQNVSMHVSDFKNLEPDHIYRALENESIVFGIKNDVISKIFDTKSKGKLVIASWKPMIESKDDDLKIFINIDNRPVEEKGKINYRNRNFLKSIRRGERILTFKNGFDGEEGILVNGTIVKPKPRHVIKLSEIIENKNIIISKDGNGAFTFLSSIDGSYYLSKGKILITDNFVLEGDLDFNTGNLYCIFTDIYIKGNIHSGFSVKSDKDLKIDGNLENAIIKTKNLVVKGTISAGESDVDIEEKIECEMVSGRKNIVCKDMKASTILGSRIGSINFTAEKLSGGKTFIHNTGKIDFLGAAGIVTIVVLGLNQRYFDEAAQMRHELAEQRKKLRFYRQEKVKVSNDLVLLKNRYRKKEINDDYYYGQLVHLEGEEKFLVEDIFKVSEKESFFRNELKRIEPLLKVNFNSILYSRKITPGTSIRFGYDKPFWCYREYNNVKISYKNGISLEENVTF; from the coding sequence ATGAAGCCTAAGTTTATTTTAGATATTTCAGATGACTATCAAAATGTGAGTATGCATGTATCAGATTTTAAAAATCTTGAACCTGATCATATCTACAGAGCTTTGGAGAATGAAAGTATAGTTTTCGGGATTAAAAATGATGTTATTTCCAAAATATTTGATACTAAATCCAAAGGAAAACTTGTTATAGCTTCTTGGAAACCGATGATAGAATCCAAAGATGATGATTTGAAAATTTTTATCAATATCGATAATCGTCCGGTTGAGGAAAAGGGAAAGATAAATTATAGGAATAGGAACTTTCTGAAGTCCATACGAAGAGGGGAGAGGATTCTTACATTTAAAAATGGTTTTGATGGTGAAGAAGGTATTTTGGTTAATGGTACAATTGTAAAACCAAAACCAAGACATGTCATAAAATTGAGTGAAATAATTGAAAATAAGAACATAATTATTTCTAAAGATGGTAATGGTGCTTTTACTTTTTTATCATCCATTGATGGAAGCTATTATTTGTCTAAAGGGAAAATCTTAATTACTGATAATTTTGTTTTAGAAGGAGATCTTGATTTTAACACTGGTAATCTTTATTGTATTTTTACCGATATTTACATCAAAGGTAATATCCATTCTGGTTTTTCTGTGAAAAGCGACAAAGATTTGAAAATTGATGGTAATCTAGAAAATGCTATAATAAAAACGAAAAACCTTGTCGTCAAAGGTACGATTTCTGCGGGTGAATCAGATGTAGATATTGAAGAAAAAATAGAATGTGAAATGGTAAGTGGTCGTAAGAATATTGTATGTAAAGATATGAAGGCTTCTACAATCCTAGGTTCTAGAATAGGTTCAATTAATTTTACTGCTGAAAAATTATCTGGTGGAAAAACTTTCATTCATAATACTGGGAAAATAGATTTTCTTGGTGCGGCAGGTATCGTTACAATCGTGGTTTTGGGATTAAATCAGAGATATTTTGATGAAGCTGCCCAGATGAGACATGAACTTGCAGAACAGAGAAAAAAATTAAGATTTTACAGACAGGAGAAAGTTAAAGTTTCAAATGATTTGGTGCTTTTAAAGAACCGCTATAGAAAAAAAGAGATAAATGATGACTACTATTATGGACAATTGGTTCATTTGGAGGGTGAGGAGAAGTTTCTTGTAGAGGATATTTTTAAGGTCTCTGAAAAAGAAAGTTTCTTTCGAAACGAACTTAAAAGGATTGAGCCTCTGCTTAAAGTAAACTTTAACTCTATTCTTTACAGTAGAAAAATTACACCAGGAACATCTATAAGATTTGGATATGATAAGCCATTTTGGTGTTATCGGGAATATAATAATGTGAAAATTTCATACAAAAATGGGATTTCTCTTGAAGAAAATGTAACTTTTTAA
- a CDS encoding response regulator, whose product MEAPKKVVIIDDDIDFINIYTQLLQLEGFEVFSSTGSSEGYQLILNVKPDLVILDIMMETPSSGFETAQRLRDNKICVPIIISSSIGKASSELYDTDYLNIKYVFQKQNDFTKLIELVRKYI is encoded by the coding sequence ATGGAAGCACCAAAAAAAGTAGTTATAATTGATGATGATATTGATTTTATAAATATATATACTCAATTGTTACAGTTAGAGGGATTTGAAGTGTTTTCATCAACAGGATCTTCCGAAGGATATCAATTGATTTTAAATGTGAAACCAGATTTAGTCATTTTGGATATAATGATGGAAACTCCTTCTTCTGGGTTTGAAACAGCTCAGAGATTAAGAGATAATAAAATATGCGTACCCATCATTATCTCGTCATCTATTGGGAAAGCATCCAGTGAACTCTATGATACTGATTATCTGAATATCAAGTATGTTTTTCAAAAACAGAATGATTTTACCAAGCTTATAGAATTAGTAAGAAAATATATCTGA
- a CDS encoding PAS domain S-box protein, giving the protein MESLHAIYTKEIDCRSCNKCIRECHTRAITYENNHARILQDKCIYGGRCTIICPAHANKVRDDIELVKDLLLKDKKYIVSLDQSYLSDFPDLDHRKLIKAIKKLGFYEVSETSIGMQEVVGHLKDLLSRDNKGIFLLSSCPTIHMLINKYYPELNIYLTPFQSHFLTHANIIKKKFGEDIGVVYIGSCVSVKVESDDNKDKLEATLTFKNLRTWFENEGIDPYNIEIEDCEIEDFVPYKYNGSLEYSVVGGVKDELQRTGEFNHFNFMKYSSIKDVKKALDGILSLEKKGNFFLELFACPGGCIYGPGSRDDSISVKEGQIVLNMNSKSLVMTYDKELEDIRNRKVYEPVPIKHHEEGQLTSALTFVGIYTKEDEIDCGGCGFYTCREFAEAMLDGMAKPTMCTQFTKKILDKFKRKDKELKDNLHLHQEIIDSVPVPIFYRNGDGVFLGCNRSYEELRGLSRDQIIGKSFYDIYSKKDAELSEKMDKILLNDKKLQIYEHSTEQYGQSKHLVYNKAAFRNVYGDAIGIVGAIFDITERKTVRLELEKAKEIAELSVSLLKEIPAGIVLVDENMKIVDCNKSFAKTAGNDIVELFDFNPGLEGADIDKIVDFHKYFTMVLQNGENIVGKDIEINGKLFDVSFYTIRKNKVVGAVIVDMTNPVTNKEEIIERTEEVIRRNLETVHQVAYLLGENAAKTEDMLGSLIKIYKNIK; this is encoded by the coding sequence ATGGAGTCTTTACATGCAATATATACAAAAGAAATTGACTGTAGAAGTTGTAATAAATGTATAAGAGAATGTCACACAAGAGCCATAACATACGAAAACAATCATGCTCGAATTTTACAAGATAAATGCATATATGGTGGACGCTGTACAATTATCTGTCCTGCACATGCCAATAAAGTTCGTGATGATATTGAACTAGTGAAAGATCTCCTGCTGAAAGATAAAAAATATATCGTAAGTCTAGATCAATCATATCTTTCTGATTTTCCGGATCTGGATCATCGTAAACTGATCAAAGCAATAAAAAAGCTTGGATTTTACGAAGTTTCTGAAACTTCAATCGGAATGCAGGAAGTTGTAGGTCATTTAAAAGATCTTTTAAGTAGGGACAATAAAGGGATTTTTCTTCTGTCATCATGTCCAACGATTCATATGTTAATAAATAAATATTATCCTGAATTAAATATTTATTTAACTCCATTTCAATCACATTTCTTAACTCATGCAAATATAATAAAGAAAAAATTTGGAGAAGATATAGGTGTTGTTTATATCGGTTCCTGTGTGTCGGTAAAAGTTGAATCAGATGACAATAAAGATAAGCTGGAAGCTACTCTTACTTTTAAAAATTTGAGAACATGGTTTGAAAATGAAGGGATTGATCCTTATAACATAGAAATAGAAGATTGTGAAATTGAAGATTTTGTTCCTTACAAATACAATGGCAGTCTTGAATATTCTGTAGTTGGAGGAGTTAAAGATGAGCTTCAGAGAACTGGTGAATTTAATCATTTCAACTTCATGAAATATTCGTCCATAAAAGATGTTAAAAAGGCACTCGATGGGATTTTATCACTAGAAAAGAAAGGTAATTTCTTTCTTGAACTTTTTGCCTGTCCGGGTGGGTGTATCTATGGACCAGGTTCTAGGGATGATTCTATTTCTGTAAAAGAGGGGCAGATTGTTTTAAACATGAATAGTAAATCTTTGGTGATGACATATGATAAAGAGCTGGAAGATATTAGAAATAGAAAAGTTTACGAACCAGTTCCAATAAAGCATCATGAAGAAGGTCAATTAACCAGTGCCCTTACCTTTGTTGGAATCTACACAAAAGAGGATGAGATAGATTGCGGTGGGTGTGGATTTTATACATGTAGAGAGTTTGCCGAAGCTATGTTGGATGGCATGGCAAAACCAACAATGTGTACTCAGTTTACAAAAAAAATCCTTGATAAATTCAAAAGAAAAGACAAAGAATTAAAAGATAATCTCCATCTTCATCAGGAGATAATCGATTCGGTTCCTGTTCCAATTTTTTATAGGAATGGTGATGGTGTTTTCTTAGGTTGTAACAGATCATATGAAGAGCTAAGAGGTCTTAGCAGAGATCAGATTATTGGGAAATCATTTTATGATATATACAGTAAAAAAGATGCTGAACTGTCTGAGAAGATGGATAAAATTCTTTTGAATGATAAAAAACTTCAAATTTATGAGCACTCTACCGAACAATACGGTCAATCTAAACATCTGGTGTACAATAAGGCTGCTTTTAGAAATGTTTATGGAGATGCTATTGGAATTGTTGGAGCTATTTTTGATATAACTGAGAGGAAAACTGTTAGGCTTGAGCTCGAAAAAGCTAAAGAAATTGCTGAACTTTCTGTTTCTTTATTGAAAGAGATTCCAGCAGGAATTGTTCTTGTTGATGAAAATATGAAAATAGTTGATTGTAATAAAAGTTTCGCTAAAACAGCCGGTAATGATATTGTAGAATTGTTCGATTTCAATCCAGGCTTAGAAGGAGCAGACATCGATAAAATTGTTGATTTTCATAAATACTTTACCATGGTTTTACAAAATGGTGAAAATATTGTTGGAAAAGACATTGAAATTAATGGGAAACTCTTCGACGTGTCATTTTATACCATTCGTAAGAATAAGGTTGTTGGGGCTGTTATTGTTGATATGACTAATCCTGTCACAAATAAAGAGGAGATTATTGAAAGAACCGAAGAAGTTATTCGCAGAAATCTGGAAACAGTTCATCAGGTGGCTTATCTACTAGGTGAAAATGCAGCAAAAACGGAAGATATGCTTGGTTCATTGATAAAAATTTATAAAAATATCAAATAG